A single region of the Syntrophotaleaceae bacterium genome encodes:
- the lspA gene encoding signal peptidase II yields MAARFRLLGAVAAFVVLLDQITKIHIDRTFALYESLPVVPNFFAITYLRNKGAAFGILADSSVRVPFFIIVSLLAIAAIFWYFRQLQPGQTGQQVGLSLILGGAVGNLIDRIRLGEVIDFLDVHWYQYHWPAFNVADSAICVGVGLLLLCMWREERRLKVERREG; encoded by the coding sequence ATGGCGGCCCGGTTTCGTCTGCTGGGTGCGGTGGCCGCTTTTGTGGTGCTGCTCGACCAGATCACCAAAATCCATATCGACCGGACCTTTGCCCTCTACGAGTCGCTCCCGGTGGTACCGAACTTCTTCGCCATCACCTATCTGCGCAACAAGGGAGCAGCTTTCGGCATCCTGGCCGACAGTTCCGTTCGGGTACCCTTCTTCATTATCGTGTCCCTGCTGGCGATTGCTGCCATCTTCTGGTACTTTCGGCAACTCCAGCCCGGCCAGACCGGTCAGCAGGTCGGGCTGAGCCTCATTCTCGGCGGAGCGGTGGGTAACCTCATCGACCGGATCCGCCTGGGCGAGGTCATCGACTTTCTCGACGTTCACTGGTACCAGTACCATTGGCCCGCCTTCAACGTGGCCGATTCGGCGATCTGTGTCGGTGTCGGGCTGCTGCTGCTCTGCATGTGGCGGGAGGAGCGGAGGTTGAAGGTGGAGAGGCGTGAGGGGTGA